The Sebastes fasciatus isolate fSebFas1 chromosome 13, fSebFas1.pri, whole genome shotgun sequence genome includes a region encoding these proteins:
- the LOC141781448 gene encoding 3 beta-hydroxysteroid dehydrogenase type 7-like, with product MSGPVYLVTGGYGFLGRHLLRVLLEKEDELAEIRVFDKHIDSSLNELSTERTKVVVIQGDITDYSSVLEASRGADVVIHTASLVDVWHKIPESLIVSVNVTGTENVIKACVECGIQCLLYTSSMAVIGPNVDGDDFIRGNEDTPYKVKHTMAYPKSKAKAEKIVLEANGTKVKGGKCLYTCSLRPTDIYGEGHQLIKDIYKLAVKRGGLVVLGVPEDSEHGPVYAVLHLCGSLASLCDFPTRNVSSNFKQKLCAQLARSVICRW from the exons ATGTCTGGTCCCGTCTATCTGGTCACCGGAGGCTACGGCTTCCTCGGCAGGCATCTGCTGCGGGTTTTACTGGAGAAGGAGGATGAACTGGCGGAGATCCGGGTGTTTGACAAACACATAGACTCGAGTTTAAACGAACTCAGCACAG AGCGAACAAAGGTGGTGGTCATTCAGGGGGACATCACAGACTACAGCAGCGTGTTGGAGGCGTCCCGCGGTGCCGATGTCGTCATCCACACAGCCAGCTTAGTGGACGTTTGGCACAAAATCCCAGAGAGCCTCATCGTCTCTGTCAACGTCACAG GGACGGAGAACGTGATCAAGGCCTGTGTGGAGTGTGGTATCCAGTGCCTGCTCTACACCAGCAGCATGGCCGTGATTGGCCCCAACGTCGACGGAGACGACTTCATCAG GGGCAATGAAGACACACCTTACAAAGTGAAACACACTATGGCCTATCCCAAGAGCAAGGCAAAGGCTGAGAAAATCGTGCTGGAAGCTAACGGCACCAAG GTGAAAGGTGGAAAGTGTTTATACACGTGTTCTCTGAGGCCGACGGATATCTACGGCGAGGGCCACCAGCTAATTAAAGACATCTACAAGTTGGCTGTAAAAAGAGGAGGCTTGGTCGTCCTGGGGGTCCCAGAAGACTCTGAACATGGACCGGTCTATGCAG ttttgcatctctgtggtaGTTTGGCGTCTCTTTGTGACTTCCCAACAAGAAATGTCAGCAGTAACTTCAAACAGAAGCTCTGTGCCCAGTTGGCCCGTTCAGTAATCTGTCGATGGTGA